The Spirosoma oryzicola region TAATGGCAATGGTTTTGGGTTCGAGCGTTGGCCGGATCTTGATCAGTTCAAGATAAGCGACAAATTCGTTTACTACCATTTTGGTACCCATCAGCGACCCCGCTGCCTCAATATCTTTCGATGGTACTCCCATTGCCCAGGCAAATACGGAGAATAGTTTGCCCAGCAGAAAATTAAGACTCAGGTTGTCCATGTTCAGCACGTAGAAGCCCAATCGGAACAGCAGGCTGTCGAGCAAAGCGATCAACGCAATAAACCCGATCAGCATGGCAATGACGTTGAAACCAACTTTTAGTCCTTCGCTGGCACCGGCGGCAATGGCATCGAGCAGGTTCGCGTGCGCTTTCTTAATCTCGACCTTTACCGTACCCTGGGTTTCCGACACCTGCGTTTCGGGCATAACGATCTTGCTGATGACCAGCGCACCCGGTGCGGCCATAATACTCGCAGCCAACAGATAAGGAGCCGGAACGCCGAGCGAAATATAAACCGCCAGTACCCCACCCGCAATACAGGCAAACGAGCCGGTCATGGAGGCCAACAACTCCGAATTGGTCATCCCGTTCAGGTACGGTTTGATCATAATCTGCGCTTCAACCTGTCCCACAAACGTACTGGCTACGTTGGATAAGGCTTCGGCACCACTAACGCCCATCAGCCATTTCATCGCCCGCGCCATGATGGCCACCACCCGTTGCATGATACCCAAGTGGTAGAAAATGTTAACCAGTACCGCGACGAAAATGATGGTTGGAATGATCTGGAAAAAGAAGATCAGGTTATTGTCGCTTCCAAACGCCTGAGAGAGCAGATACCGCTTGACCAGAGGCCCAAACACAAATTCGGCCCCCGA contains the following coding sequences:
- a CDS encoding NupC/NupG family nucleoside CNT transporter, whose product is MDRFTGLIGVVLILGIAYALSDNRKAINYRTVIVGLSLQFGLAVFVLKTDVGRNLFQALGYYVDGLLQKASSGAEFVFGPLVKRYLLSQAFGSDNNLIFFFQIIPTIIFVAVLVNIFYHLGIMQRVVAIMARAMKWLMGVSGAEALSNVASTFVGQVEAQIMIKPYLNGMTNSELLASMTGSFACIAGGVLAVYISLGVPAPYLLAASIMAAPGALVISKIVMPETQVSETQGTVKVEIKKAHANLLDAIAAGASEGLKVGFNVIAMLIGFIALIALLDSLLFRLGFYVLNMDNLSLNFLLGKLFSVFAWAMGVPSKDIEAAGSLMGTKMVVNEFVAYLELIKIRPTLEPKTIAITSFALCGFANFSSIAIQVGGIGELAPKRRSDLARLGFKALICGTLASYMSATLAGLLL